The sequence GCTCACTCCATTTTTGAGTGCCGGGGCGCCAGAACATGCGCCATAGAGTTAAAGAGTTTTTCCAAAAATGCGGGATTTACCGGGGTGCGCCTGGGTTATACGGTGGTACCGAAGGAATTAAAATGCGGAAATGTTTCCCTGCATCAGATGTGGGCAAGACGCCACGGGACGAAATTCAACGGAGCGCCCTACATTATCCAGCGGGCAGGGGAGGCAGTCTACAGCCCGGAAGGAAAAGCCCAGTTAAAAGAGCAGGTGGCTTATTATATGAAAAATGCCGCGGCTATCAAAAACGGTCTGCAAAAAGCGGGCTATAGCGTATTCGGCGGCGTCAACGCACCGTATATCTGGCTGAAAACACCGGGAAACATGACTTCCTGGGAATTTTTTGATGTATTGCTGGAGCAGGCCGGTGTGGTGGGAACTCCAGGTTCCGGATTCGGCCCCAGCGGCGAAGGATATTTCCGGCTGACTGCATTTGGGAGTTATGAAAATACTCTGGCGGCTCTGGAGCGGATTCAGAAACAGGCATTTTGAAAAAAGTGTTGTCAATACAGGCGGAACAGTGTATAATTTCAGACAAAAGATAAGTGAGCCTGAAAGGAAGGGAGCGTGATCGCCCTGGATGATACGAAAACGCGGATTATTTTTGCGGCAATGAAGGCTGTACGACAGTATGGCCTGGAAGGGGCGCGTATCCAGAATGTCAGTGAGCTGGCCGGGATATCTCCCGGAGCGCTGTACCGCTATTTTGACAGCAAGGATCAGTTACTGGTAGATTGCTTTACCTGGGTGGACAGACAGGCTGCGGCAATTTTTGATCATCTGGAATTTAATCCCAGGACCATGGTGACAGATCCCATGGGGGCAGTGAAAGAGCTGTGGCTGCCTTACTTTCGGTTTTGGGTGGCGCACCCGGATGAGACGATTTTTTATCACCGTTTTCGGGACAGCGCTTTTTTTCCAAAATACGACAAAGTCCGGGAAGTAGATTATTTTGATTCCTTTGTGGTCATGGTGCGCGCTTTCCGGGAAATGTTTCCCGGTTTGAAACGAATGAATCAGGATTTGCTGTGGCTTCATGTGCTCAGTTCCACGGTAATGTATGCCAAATATGTGGTGGAAGGCGTGGTTCCTGACGACCAGGAAACAGAAGATACGGTATTCCGTCTGCTGGCCACCGGACTGAGCAGCTATCTGCAGCCGGAATAGTCTGCGGAAGAAAAGAATATGACAAACTTACCGCTGTGAAAGCGGTTTGTTTTCCAGGGAAGGTAAATAAATATTTATTCCCGCAATCAATGTGCACAGAACCGCAGTGCCCAGGGGGATATGGAGCCAGAAAGAAATTCTCTGGTATTTTTTTTAAATAATAGTAAATAAACGTTTATTTGCTTCGACGAATGCCGGGAGAATCTGAAAATCAGAATCTGAAATTTTAATTGCAGGTATGGAGGATGGGATGAAATGTTAAATGTTCAGGGATGTTGCGGTAGCAAAAAGCGGGTCTGGGGGAAACGTCAGAGGCACTTTGTCAGAAAACTTCTGGTATTCTTTTTATGTTTCTCTCTGCCGGCCGGGCTTCTTTCTGCACCGGCCCGTGCGGCGGATGAGGAAAAACTGGCAGATATTGTGGAATTTCACAGTATTACCCTCCATTATGCGGCTGAAAATGGTCAGCCGGAAGGAGCGGCCATTTTGGATAACACCCTTCTGGAAAAAGAAAAAATGCTGGCACTGCGTTATGCATTTGAGATTACGGAGGAACAGTGCGGCCGTATCGAGGCAGATACCAGATATTATCTGGAGGTGTCTCCCCATCTGATTTTACCGAATCTGGAGCCGCAGGGGTCGGCGCTGACCATGGAAACGGAAGACGGGCCTCAGAAATTCGGAGCTATTTTTGCAGACGGCAGCAGGGCCTGGGTCATATTTGACGGAAAGGAAGATGGTTCCGGTACGGTTCTCTCAGAGTATGGGGAACTTCAGGATGCGTTTTTTTATTTAAACTGCAGCCGGGCAGGCGCGCCGCCGGCGGACGAAGCTCCCATAGACGGAAAGTCCAATCTCTATGCAATGAAATTTGAAAATGGGGAACAGCTCAGATTCGGCTATCAGGAGAATGAACCTCTGGAAGCCAGAGCTCAGGTGAAAAAGGGCGGGAAACTGGAGGATAAAACAATTACCTGGACAGTCAGCTATACCCCCTGGCAGAATCCTTCTCCGGAGGATGGTATTTCCATGGACACTGAGTTTGAATTGCGGGATACCATTGACAGGGCTGTTCACTGCTATGTGGATGGCAGTGTTACCATAGATGGCGACGCGGTCAGCACTTATACCTCACGTGATGCGGTGGATGACAGGGCAGAATCCTGGGTGCTGATAGAAACATCTGAAAACGGGGAGCATACGGTGCTGACTTTCGGAGGTACGAGATTCAGGGCGGGAGCCGCCACTCAGGGGAATCCGCCGGTTCCGCTGCATATCACATATCAGACGGTTATCCGGGACGAACTTCTGCTGCCAGGCAGCGCCGGCGGCCAGAAAATCACCAACGAGGCCGGACTGTTTGCCAGGCAGGACGGGGAGTTTCAGAAGCTGAATATCAGCAGCAGCCAGACTGTGACCGTACCTCAGCCCAAATGGCTTTCCAAAACAGGAAAAACCACCCGCCACACGGATGGAAGCGGCTCCACTACCGACTGGACCATAAGTTTTTCTCCCGGCGGATTTTCGTTTACGGAGGAAAACAGGCTCACACTCCATGACCGGCTTCCGGCCGGAAGTGCGCTGGTAAAAGATTCTCTGAAGGTAAACGGAGCGCCCATGGCTGCAGCTTCCGGGGAGAAAAATGAGTTTACCGTTTCCATTGGGACAGCGGACAGCCAGCCGGTTACCATTACTTATCAGACTCAGGCGCCGGAGGAAATGTATGACAGCGGAACCAGCCTGGGAAATAATACTGCCTGGTTTACCTTTCGTTATCAGGATACGGAATATGCCACGCCCCAGGTTACGGTGCCTGTGGACAGCGGAGACGGCAGCGGAACCCCCGGTACATCCACTCTGGTAAAAACCGGTTCCACGTACAACCCGTCCACCCGCACCATTGACTGGACGGTAACCATCAATCCTCACAGAGCCTGGCTCAAAGGCGGAACATTTACGGATAATCTCAGTGATATCGGAGGTTCCTGCGGAATTGAGGGACACCATACAGGCCTGGAACTGGCAGGAGATGTATCGGATATCGCTGTGCTGATAGATAACCGGCCGCCCACAGAGGATGAAAAAAAGCTGCTGGAATTTACATACAATCAGCAGGTTCTGACGGTCAGAACAGGAGAAATCGGCGCCAGAACCATTACCTTTACCTGCAGGACAAAAGTATGCGACCCCTGTATTTTTGCAAATAATACCGCAGGTAAAAAGCTCAGAAATCTGATTTCCACCGAGGATATGCTGATTGGAAAACAGTCGTCAGAGGTGCGCAGCGCCAGTGCGGATTGTACGGTGAATGTGAATGCGGCGGTTCTGACGAAAAAAGCACCGGTGTATCATTATGAATCCGGTAAAATGAAATGGGCTCTGGAGGTGAATGCGGCGGGGCTTCCCATGAGCGATGTGGTTCTGGAGGATGTACTGCCTGCGGGGCTGACGTATGTGGATGGCTCTCTGGACACCGTGCCGGAAATCCCAGAGGCAGCGGCGGATACGGAGGGCCGGAAACTGCTCATCCGTCTGGGCGGCATTACAGGAAAGACCATGGTTACCTTTGACACCGAAGTGGAGCCGGAAAAAGCCGGATTTAACAGCAATGAGGACGTCCGGATTACAAATACAGCGGTTCTGACAGGGAAGGCAGACGGGATTGTTTTTTCAGAAGTTTCCCATAAGGTGGAGCACAGATTTACCAATCATGGACTGGTAAAAAGCAGCAGTGTGAACGGTCAGGACGAACTTATACGGTATGAGGTGCTGATTAATCCTTTCGGGCTTATGCTGCCGGAACATCCTTCCCTTGTGGATACCCTGGATGCGCGGCTGCAGTTAGATATGGACACCCTGCGGTTTTATAAAGTAAAATTGTCCGGAACCACTGAAAATGCAGGCCAGAAGCCTGCTTATACGAAAGTGGGAGACGGTCAGCCCCTGAAACCTGCTGATTATAATCCGGAGAATAACAGTTTCAGGGTGCAGCTTCCCCTGGAGGGAAACAGCCGTGACGCTTATGTGCTGACTTATACGGCAGACATTATAAAGCGGCAGGCAGGGGGCTACAGTAACAGCGTCCGTTTTGAAGGAAGTACCGTGCTGCTGGGAGGCAGTAAGAACAACAGCGCTTCGGTGGGAGGCGGCGGTGGAGGCGGAGGCGGCGGTGTTGCCGCCCGGAAAGCCGAAATTGCCATTACGAAAACAGACAGGGAAAATCGGGCGCCTCTGGAAGGCGTGACATTTACTCTGTATCAGTGGGATAATGAGAAGCAGACGCGGGGCCTGCCCTTTGCCCAGGGAAGCACAGACAGACTGGGGAAAGTGTCATTTCTGGTAAAGCCCGGCGGGAGTTACGAACTGGTGGAAACGGAAAGTATTGCCGGATATGACAGTACCCCCGGCTGGGAACAGCTTCCGGAAGGGGTAAAAGAGACAGCCGATGGTCTTCTGATTACAGCAGGAGAGGCAAAATCCAGAATGGAGCTGGATGTGACGAATGAGGCCCGTAAAACGGATACAGGCCCTGTGATACCGGAACTGCAGTGGACGCTGACCGTCCATAAGGTTGCCAGCGGCGGCACAATGCCTCTGGAAGGGGCAGTTTTTGGCCTGTATGAAGAAGAAGCATGTAACACTCTGCTGAAACAGGATGTGAGCGGACAGGACGGAATTCTCACTTTTACAGGCCTTGCAAAGGGTCGGAAATACTGGCTGAAAGAACTGGAAGCGCCGGAAGGTTATGAAGTAAATACTGCTGTGTATCAGGCGGATGAGGCAGAGGCTGCGGTAACGGTGCCCAACCGTCCGAAGACAGTTCCGGTGAATCCCGAAGAACCCGGTACCTCTGCCGCACCGGATAATCAGAATCCGCCCGGTACCTCTGACAGCCAGAATCCTTCCGGTACACCGGATATTCCCGAATCACCGGATTCCCCGGATGTTCCGGAGCATCCGAATTCATCAGAGGTGCCGGATGTTCCGGAATCTTCCGGCAGTTCCGATACTTTGGAAACAGCTGCCTTGCGGGAAACTTCCGATACTGCCGGAACGGAAGATTTGCTAAATGGTTCCGGTAAAGAGAAACTGCCTGAGCCGCCGGAAGATACGACGGAAAATACAGAAAAT is a genomic window of Lachnospiraceae bacterium JLR.KK002 containing:
- a CDS encoding SpaA isopeptide-forming pilin-related protein, translating into MLNVQGCCGSKKRVWGKRQRHFVRKLLVFFLCFSLPAGLLSAPARAADEEKLADIVEFHSITLHYAAENGQPEGAAILDNTLLEKEKMLALRYAFEITEEQCGRIEADTRYYLEVSPHLILPNLEPQGSALTMETEDGPQKFGAIFADGSRAWVIFDGKEDGSGTVLSEYGELQDAFFYLNCSRAGAPPADEAPIDGKSNLYAMKFENGEQLRFGYQENEPLEARAQVKKGGKLEDKTITWTVSYTPWQNPSPEDGISMDTEFELRDTIDRAVHCYVDGSVTIDGDAVSTYTSRDAVDDRAESWVLIETSENGEHTVLTFGGTRFRAGAATQGNPPVPLHITYQTVIRDELLLPGSAGGQKITNEAGLFARQDGEFQKLNISSSQTVTVPQPKWLSKTGKTTRHTDGSGSTTDWTISFSPGGFSFTEENRLTLHDRLPAGSALVKDSLKVNGAPMAAASGEKNEFTVSIGTADSQPVTITYQTQAPEEMYDSGTSLGNNTAWFTFRYQDTEYATPQVTVPVDSGDGSGTPGTSTLVKTGSTYNPSTRTIDWTVTINPHRAWLKGGTFTDNLSDIGGSCGIEGHHTGLELAGDVSDIAVLIDNRPPTEDEKKLLEFTYNQQVLTVRTGEIGARTITFTCRTKVCDPCIFANNTAGKKLRNLISTEDMLIGKQSSEVRSASADCTVNVNAAVLTKKAPVYHYESGKMKWALEVNAAGLPMSDVVLEDVLPAGLTYVDGSLDTVPEIPEAAADTEGRKLLIRLGGITGKTMVTFDTEVEPEKAGFNSNEDVRITNTAVLTGKADGIVFSEVSHKVEHRFTNHGLVKSSSVNGQDELIRYEVLINPFGLMLPEHPSLVDTLDARLQLDMDTLRFYKVKLSGTTENAGQKPAYTKVGDGQPLKPADYNPENNSFRVQLPLEGNSRDAYVLTYTADIIKRQAGGYSNSVRFEGSTVLLGGSKNNSASVGGGGGGGGGGVAARKAEIAITKTDRENRAPLEGVTFTLYQWDNEKQTRGLPFAQGSTDRLGKVSFLVKPGGSYELVETESIAGYDSTPGWEQLPEGVKETADGLLITAGEAKSRMELDVTNEARKTDTGPVIPELQWTLTVHKVASGGTMPLEGAVFGLYEEEACNTLLKQDVSGQDGILTFTGLAKGRKYWLKELEAPEGYEVNTAVYQADEAEAAVTVPNRPKTVPVNPEEPGTSAAPDNQNPPGTSDSQNPSGTPDIPESPDSPDVPEHPNSSEVPDVPESSGSSDTLETAALRETSDTAGTEDLLNGSGKEKLPEPPEDTTENTENHNVSDSAENPGIPRTGNHTEWLIIIAVLSGILLAIMTVYGLWAEKRNEKK
- a CDS encoding TetR/AcrR family transcriptional regulator: MIALDDTKTRIIFAAMKAVRQYGLEGARIQNVSELAGISPGALYRYFDSKDQLLVDCFTWVDRQAAAIFDHLEFNPRTMVTDPMGAVKELWLPYFRFWVAHPDETIFYHRFRDSAFFPKYDKVREVDYFDSFVVMVRAFREMFPGLKRMNQDLLWLHVLSSTVMYAKYVVEGVVPDDQETEDTVFRLLATGLSSYLQPE